From the Trifolium pratense cultivar HEN17-A07 linkage group LG4, ARS_RC_1.1, whole genome shotgun sequence genome, the window TTTGATACCTCAAAAGCagggtaattttgtctttttcaGTTTCTTTCATCAAATGagttacttttttgtttttgctttatTATAAAGTTAGAAATTTGAACCATAGTTTGCTTGGTTTTGTtgtgttattttcaattatatGCTAATTCTTTAAATTTGAGCttcaatgataatttttttgtttgtaataatGACTTATGGAAAGAATAgatagtgtgtgtttggttccaCTTTTGTGCAAGTAGAATTAATTTCTAAGttgtataattgattttgacgTGTCTGGATATTCTGGGgtagaattgattctaattTGAAGCTGGAATTTGgattttttgtttctataattgatttttagcCTTGAATTTATTGTTTAACACATTTTTACACAAATGTATCTAAACATAATTCAATTTACATTCAACGAACTTTTAGCTACGGTCAAACACTGGATGAGAGATGACTTGAAGATATGTTTATAAGTAAGGGCAATCCttaccttacaagccggttttgtaggaaTGAGTTAGGTTCAACctaaattctaagatggtatacGAGTCTCTCCAAGATCTGTTGGGCTTGAGGGGGGGTGTCAGCGTCACcacagaaccaaacacacacataGTTCTTTAATTTTCTCGCCTTCAATCCTCTTGTTTTGCTTTATGTTTTCTGCTTGCcaattattattgtattttttaaatttaaaaaaagaaaaattgaattttttgcttTTACAGGCTTTActttacaaaggtgaatttaggTACTCCTCCAAGAGAATTTTATGTGCAAATTGACACCGGTAGTGATGTTCTCTGGGTTAGTTGTGCATCCTGCAATGGTTGTCCCCAAACAAGTGGTCTCCAAGTAAATTCCCGATTACCTTGTCTGATAATTCAATGCTACATTTTGGATTTGCGAATTTTGTTCACTGTTGCTGAATTTTGTTACAGATTCAGCTCAATTACTTTGACCCTCAGAGTTCATCGACATCTTCATTCATCTCTTGTTCTGACCAAAGGTGCAAGAATGGTGTACAGTCATCAGATAGCAGTTGTTCCGGTCGGAACAACCAATGCACTTACATATTCCAGTATGGAGATGGTAGTGGAACATCCGGCTATTATGTTTCAGACTTGATGCATTTTGCTAGTATTACTGAGGGATCTTTGTTGTCAAATTCCTCGGCACCTGTGGTTTTTGGGTGAGTCTGAAATGGTTGGAATAAGATTCATATTTAGgccttgtttggataaaaaGCTTAATTATGCACATATAGCATAAGTGTTTATgaataagttatttctataacaaaagataaaataaagtcgaaatttttcatataagctataagctgttttcataagttatcctgaagagcttatggaaataagctgaaagcACTTTATGGACTTGTCTTAAGCTGTTTCCATGAGATCTCTAACAATTTCACAAGTGTGCATGCCAGTAGATAATCTCGAATAAGTCATCTAAAAAGGCCCTTACTTTTTTGACATTTGTTGGTTTGAATGGAACAGTTGTAGCAACCAGCAGAGTGGGGACTTGACAAAGTCTGATAGAGCAATTGATGGCATATTTGGATTTGGGCAACAGGGTATGTCAGTAATTTCCCAGCTCTCTTCACAAGGAATAGCACCAAGAGTGTTCTCGCATTGCTTGAAAGGAGATAGTAACGGTGGCGGCTTATTGGTTCTTGGTGAGATTGTGGAGCCAAACATAATTTATAGTCCACTCGTTCCGTCACAGTATGTTCTTCCATTGAAATATAGTGCTACTTTTTATCTTTtccatatatatattgtttgttgttaggAAGTTTTCAACTGCTACTATGAAAATTAGGGTTCCAAGATTAAGAAGAGTGAGAAGAAGAGAAAGTAGAAACGAACTATAACTTAGTATGCCTCCAACCAATGAATGATAATCATCGATGTGTCATCTCAATGTCCTAATAAAATCCTAAAAACATaagtatttaatataaaatactaAGTAAAATATCTTAACCAATAACTCATGGATTAGGTCAATTATAAGACCACTATCATTTGTCGTCTGAATGATCTGGTAAACGCAGCTAGATTTAAGgctttaatgaatttaaagatGGCCGTTATCCTttatagattatatatatttgatttagaTTATATAGTTGAACAAGAGTTCAAAAATTTTAACGTGTTATTGTCAGAAATTTATTTGTACTGAAATGGCCATTTTCTTTGATTAAAAGTTTAAACATTAAGATTAACTCCATGGTAAATATTTCAGGCCACATTATAATCTAAATCTTCTGAGCATCTCTGTCAATGGCCAAAATTTGCCAATTGATTCTGCTATTTTTGCTACATCAAACAATAGAGGTACCATTATTGATTCCGGAACTACTTTGGCATACATTGCAGAAGAGGCTTACAATCCCTTTATCAATGCGGTGAGTTTCACTTAGGTAATTTGTTTTCAACCAATTAATCAGTAACGGATACTGTTTTGATTATCATGTATAGTTAGCGAAAATGACATGGTTTTTCATTTGAAAGGTTTATCTTTATTTAATGGAAATATTGTTCTTTGTGTAGATTACAGCTGCTATTCCACAATCTGTGCGCACTGTTCTTTCCAGAGGAAATCAGTGTTACCTAGTTACCACCAGGTTAACTTGGAACTGTTCATAGATGTTTAATGGATTATTTTtcgacttttttttcttctgatcGGATGCTAAAAATGGAGGATCTTGACACCATTTCTCTACCACTTACCATGTTTAACAGCCTTGACGTCTTTCCTCAAGTAAGTCTGAACTTTGCTGGTGGTGCCTCTCTCGTTTTAGGACCACAGGACTACCTTATAAAACAGAACTATATTGTAAGTACTCAATTTCCTTAGGTTTAATGTCTTTGGTTGCATGATTTGCACACTGATTTCGAGTTGGAATCAGTTATTTCTTACTTTCTAAACTTTTCTATTACGAATGTTATCTCACTAGTTGAATGATATAAACGTGTGTTTTACAGGGAGATGGATCAGTGTGGTGTATTGGTTTTCAGAAAATTCCAGGTCAAGATGTAACAATTCTAGGAGGTAATGTATAATGCCACTTTGGAAACTTTACTTTAGGTCCTATGTCGACACTATTCCTTTCTGTAATGTATTGAAAATATacataaaataagttttacatTTGACTTAAGTCTGTTAAACTAATACAATTGAATCTTGAAGATATTATAATTACAGAGATAATAGTTCTTAAGTTGATTATCAATCAGTTCATTACGCCGACACATTAGAATCGCTCTTTTAATTTTGTACTCAATGGCCCTAGCTAATATTAATGTTTATACTCTCGGTCTGCTTATCAAATTTTGATGCTAACAacgctgttttttttttctggcaGACCTTGTATTGAAAGACAGAATTTTTGTCTATGATCTTGCTGGTCAACGCATTGGATGGGCAAACTATGACTGTAAGTTTTCGCTGTGCTACATTAAAAGCATATAGTACTAATCAAAACATACATATAGAGGATGACTCTGGTGAGaatattttgttattatgaGGAACGAGAACAACGAATAATAATCGTCTGATTAACATTAACGAAAATCAATGGCTGggattattttttgtattatatatatactccctctggttctttttataagagacacttcacctttctagattcattgaataattaatgtatctggtctatatcaTAGATCAAATACactaattattcaattaatctaaaaaggtgaagtgtctcttataaaaaggaccagacGGAGTAGTAGTGATAAGGACCATCAGATGCTGAGATGAATTATCCTATATATGGTTTATCTTCAACATCAGATTCTAATATGTTCACTATAAAATTCAATAATCTAGGTTCATTATCGGTTAATGTTTCTGCTTCAACTGGTAACGGAAGAAGCGAGTTTGTCAACGCAGGAGACCTAAGTGGAAGCACTTCTTTACGCGATGGATCTCACAAATTGATAAACAGAAGTGGGATATTTGCTCTTTTCGTGCACATAACACTGATATGCTATTTTGTATTCTTGTAGCATGTGAAATTGGAACTAactatattctttttttaatatatgtatatgtatatgtatatgtactAGATTTCcgacccgtgcaacgcacgggcaagcatttgttatatattttaattgttagtaCCATGATAAATAATTAGGCATAATATTAAGATATCAAACATTGACCTAAAAATAATCGAATAATACGAAATAGTACAATAATAATGACATTGGAGAAAATTTGTGCCACGGATTAGAGTAGAATGTGACACTTGATACAACACATGATTTTTAAAGTAGAATTTGAAACTCAtactaatcaaaatataataaaacaacaCATGGTTCAAACCATAATAAAACATCACATGGTTCTTAAAACATAAGCTAAACTGAACAAATGATAAATAGAGTTAATCACGTTGGTCGATGATTCCAACATTCAAAATTTCTGGTGGATCTAAAAGAGTAATCCTAAGCCTGGAACCGATGTTGATATTAGCTTGTTTGATAAATGCAATCCACCCTTGACTTATATACTTCTCATTCATATTCCTTGGTGATGTATGAATCATGCAATTCACAGAAATGTTTGAGTTATCCAAAATCAGAAGAATCTCGTTGCTGAGGTAGCAAATAGTTAGACACGATAGTTTGGGAGAAATGTTGTCTGGttgaataatataataaaggctacataaaatcatacaacTCCAATGCATTTTTtagatatataaaatttgaaaattaatattaaatttaacggataaacaaaatggatacacagatcatagagcgtataataaaggCTACCTAAAATCTTACAGTCCCCGTgcgttttttagagatataaaatttgaaatttatttatggtaaaagatatatcatattacacggttacattatgaaattataaattcaattaaaaaattaatgtaatcttgaatggatagacaaaatggatgcacaaaacatagagcgtatgataaagtctacaaaaaatcatacagtccccgtgcattttgagagatacgaaatttgaaatttatttatggtaaaagatatatcatattacacggttacattatgaaattataaattcaattaaaaaattaatgtaatcttgaatggatagacaaaatggatgcacaaaacatagagcgtatgataaagtctacataaaatcatacagtccccgtgcatttttgagagataccaaatttgaaatttatttatggtaaaagatatatcatattacacggttacattatgaaattataaattcaattaaaaaattaatgtaatcttgaatggatagacaaaatggatgcacaaaacataaaacgtatgataaagtctacataaaatcatacagtccccgtccCTTTTTGagagatatgaaatttgaaatttatttatggtaaaaaatatatcatattacacggtaccattatgaaattataaattcaattaaaaaattaatgtaatcttgaatcgATAGACAAAATAgatgcacaaaacatagagcgtatgataaagtctacataaaatcatacagtccccgtacATTTTTGATaccaaatttgaaatttatttatggtaaaagatatatcatattacacggttacattatgaaattataaattcaattaaaaaattaatgtaatcttgaatggatagacaaaatggatacacaaaacatagagcttataataaagtctacataaaatcatattgtccccgtgcattttcagagatacgaaatttgaaatttatttatggtaaaagatatatcatattcatattacacggttacattatgaaattataaattcaattaaaaaattaatgtaatcttgaatggatagacaaaatggatacacaaaacatagaacttataataaagtctacataaaatcattcagtccccgtgcattttcgagagatacgaaatttgaaatttatttatggtaaaagatatatcatattacacggtaccattatgaaattataaattcaattaaaaaattaaagtaatcttgaatggatagacaaaaatggatacacaaaacatagagcgtataataaagtctacataaaatcatacaatccccgtgcatttttgagagatacgaaatttgaaatttatttatggtaaaagatatatcatattacacggtaccattatgaaattataaattcaattaaaaaattaatgtaatcttgaatgaatagacaaaatggatgcacaaaacatagagcgtatgataaagtctacataaaatcatacagtccccgtgcatttttgagagataccaaatttgaaatttatttatggtaaaagatatatcatattacacggttacattatgaaattataaattcaattaaaaaattaatgtaatcttgaatgtatagacaaaatggatgcacaaaacataaagcgtatgataaagtctacataaaatcagaCAGTCCCCGTTCCTTTTTGagagatatgaaatttgaaatttatttatggtaaaaaatatatcatattacacggtaccattatgaaattataaattcaattaaaaaattaatgtaatcttgaatggatagacaaaatggatgcacaaaacatagagcttataataaagtctacataaaatcatactgtccccgtgcattttcagagatacgaaatttgaaatttatttatggtaaaagatatatcatattacacggttacattatgaaattataaattcaattaaaaaattaatgtaatcttgaatgtatagacaaaatggatgcacaaaacataaagcgtatgataaagtctacataaaatcatacagtccccgttcCTTTTTTagagatatgaaatttgaaatttatttatggtaaaaaatatatcatattacacggtaccattatgaaattataaattcaattaaaaaattaatgtaatcttgaaaggatagacaaaatggatgcacaaaacatagagcgtatgataaagtctacataaaatcatacagtccccgtgcatttttgagagataccaaatttgaaatttatttatggtaaaagatatatcatattacacggttacattatgaaattataaattcaattaaaaaattaatgtaatcttgaatggatagacaaaatggatacacaaaacatagagcttataataaagtctacataaaatcatactgTCCCCGTGCATTtcagagatacgaaatttgaaatttatttatggaattatggtaaaagatatatcatattacacggttacattatgaaattataaattcaattaaaaaattaatgtaatcttgaatggatagacaaaatggatacacaaaacatagaacttataataaagtctacataaaatcatacagtcctcGTGCATTTTCGAGAGacacgaaatttgaaatttatttatggtaaaagatatatcatattacacggtaccattatgaaattataaattcaattaaaaaattaaagtaatcttgaatggatagacaaaaatggatacacaaaacatagagcgtataataaagtctacataaaatcatacagtccccgtgcatttttgagagattcgaaatttgaaatttatttatggtaaaagatatatcatattacacggtaccattatgaaattataaattcaattaaaaaattaatgtaatcttgaatgaatagacaaaatggatgcacaaaacatagagcgtatgataaagtctacataaaatcatacagtccccgtgcatttttgagagataccaaatttgaaatttatttatggtaaaagatatatcatattacacggttacattatgaaattataaattcaattaaaaaattaatgtaatcttgaatgtaTAGACAAAATGAATGCACAAAACATAaagcgtatgataaagtctacataaaatcatacagtccccgttcCTTTTTGagagatatgaaatttgaaatttatttatggtaaaaaatatatcatattacacggtaccattatgaaattataaattcaattaaaaaattaatgtaatcttgaatcgATAGACAAAATAgatgcacaaaacatagagcgtatgataaagtctacataaaatcatacagtccccgtgcatttttgagagataccaaatttgaaatttatttatggtaaaagatatatcatattacacggttacattatgaaattataaattcaattaaaaaattaatgtaatcttgaatggatagacaaaatggatgcacaaaacataaaacgtatgataaagtctacataaaatcatacagtccccgtccCTTTTTGagagatatgaaatttgaaatttatttatggtaaaaaatatatcatattacacggtaccattatgaaattataaattcaattaaaaaattaatgtaatcttgaatcgATAGACAAAATAgatgcacaaaacatagagcgtatgataaagtctacataaaatcatacagtccccgtacATTTTTGAGaccaaatttgaaatttatttatggtaaaagatatatcatattacacggttacattatgaaattataaattcaattaaaaaattaatgtaatcttgaatggatagacaaaatggatacacaaaacatagagcttataataaagtctacataaaatcatattgtccccgtgcattttcagagatacgaaatttgaaatttatttatggtaaaagatatatcatattcatattacacggttacattatgaaattataaattcaattaaaaaattaatgtaatcttgaatggatagacaaaatggatacacaaaacatagaacttataataaagtctacataaaatcattcagtccccgtgcattttcgagagatacgaaatttgaaatttatttatggtaaaagatatatcatattacacggtaccattatgaaattataaattcaattaaaaaattaaagtaatcttgaatggatagacaaaaatggatacacaaaacatagagcgtataataaagtctacataaaatcatacaatccccgtgcatttttgagagatacgaaatttgaaatttatttatggtaaaagatatatcatattacacggtaccattatgaaattataaattcaattaaaaaattaatgtaatcttgaatgaatagacaaaatggatgcacaaaacatagagcgtatgataaagtctacataaaatcatacagtccccgtgcatttttgagagataccaaatttgaaatttatttatggtaaaagatatatcatattacacggttacattatgaaattataaattcaattaaaaaattaatgtaatcttgaatgtatagacaaaatggatgcacaaaacataaagcgtatgataaagtctacataaaatcatacagtccccgttcCTTTTTGagagatatgaaatttgaaatttatttatggtaaaaaatatatcatattacacggtaccattatgaaattataaattcaattaaaaaattaatgtaatcttgaatggatagacaaaatggatgcacaaaacatagagcttataataaagtctacataaaatcatactgtccccgtgcattttcagagatacgaaatttgaaatttatttatggtaaaagatatatcatattacacggttacattatgaaattataaattcaattaaaaaattaatgtaatcttgaatgtatagacaaaatggatgcacaaaacataaagcgtatgataaagtctacataaaatcatacagtccccgttcCTTTTTGagagatatgaaatttgaaatttatttatggtaaaaaatatatcatattacacggtaccattatgaaattataaattcaattaaaaaattaatgtaatcttgaaaggatagacaaaatggatgcacaaaacatagagcgtatgataaagtctacataaaatcatacagtccccgtgcatttttgagagataccaaatttgaaatttatttatggtaaaagatatatcatattacacggttacattatgaaattataaattcaattaaaaaattaatgtaatcttgaatggatagacaaaatggatacacaaaacatagagcttataataaagtctacataaaatcatactgtccccgtgcattttcagagatacgaaatttgaaatttatttatggaattatggtaaaagatatatcatattacacggttacattatgaaattataaattcaattaaaaaattaatgtaatcttgaatggatagacaaaatggatacacaaaacatagaacttataataaagtctacataaaatcatacagtccccgtgcattttcgAGAGacacgaaatttgaaatttatttatggtaaaagatatatcatattacacggtaccattatgaaattataaattcaattaaaaaattaaagtaatcttgaatggatagacaaaaatggatacacaaaacatagagcgtataataaagtctacataaaatcatacagtccccgtgcatttttgagagattcgaaatttgaaatttatttatggtaaaagatatatcatattacacggtaccattatgaaattataaattcaattaaaaaattaatgtaatcttgaatgaatagacaaaatggatgcacaaaacatagagcgtatgataaagtctacataaaatcatacagtccccgtgcatttttgagagataccaaatttgaaatttatttatggtaaaagatatatcatattacacggttacattatgaaattataaattcaattaaaaaattaatgtaatcttgaatgtaTAGACAAAATGAATGCACAAAACATAaagcgtatgataaagtctacataaaatcatacagtccccgttcCTTTTTGagagatatgaaatttgaaatttatttatggtaaaaaatatatcatattacacggtaccattatgaaattataaattcaattaaaaaattaatgtaatcttgaatgaaTAGACAAAATAgatgcacaaaacatagagcgtatgataaagtctacataaaatcatatagtccccgtgcatttttgagagataccaaatttgaaatttatttatggtaaaagatatatcatattacacggttacattatgaaattataaattcaattaaaaaattaatgtaatcttgaatgtatagacaaaatggatgcacaaaacataaagcgtatgataaagtctacataaaatcatacagtccccgttcCTTTTTGagagatatgaaatttgaaatttatttatggtaaaaaatatatcatattacacggtaccattatgaaattataaattcaattaaaaaattaatgtaatcttgaatggatagacaaaatggatacacaaatcATAGAGCTtataataaagtctacataaaatcatacagtccccgtgcattttcgagagatacgaaatttgaaatttatttagggtaaaagatatatcatattacacggtaccattatgaaattataaattctattaaaaaattaatgtaatcttgaatggatagtcaaaaatggatacacaaaacatagatcgtataataaagtctacataaaatcatacagtccccgtgcattttttagagatacgaaatttaaaatttatttatggtaaaagttatatcatattacacggttacattatgaaattataaattcaattaaaaaattaatgtaatgtttcttaaaaaaaaaaattaatgtaatcttgaatggatagacaaaatggattcacaaaacatagagcgtatgataaagtctacataaaatcatacagtccccgtgaaTTTTtcagagatacgaaatttgaaatttatttatggcaaaatttatttatttttcagatagagcgtataataaagactacataaaatcttacagtccccgtgtgttttttagagatataaaatttgaaaattaatattaaatttaatggataaacaaaatggatatacaaaatatagAGCGTATAATAATGGCTACATAAAATCTTACCGTCCACATGTGtcttttagagatataaaatttgaaaattaatattaaatttaatggataaacaaaatggatacacaaaacatagagcgtataataaaatctacataAAATATTGTAGTCCCCATgcgttttttagagatataaaatttgaaaattaatattaaattcatATACATTGTGATTTGTGATCCAATGTGTTTCGCATAATTTGATGGTGAAATACTTATTCAAATTGAGATTTAAGACATTAGTTTTTAGTGCAACATTGCTTTtcatgtttattatttttttgataatctcTTAATCTATGTCAAGTTTCCTTATGTTTTTGTCCTCTTGCTTTTCTTTAACTGTATCATTATAGGTATGTTATTTAATGAGAATTTGTTGTATGAGATGAAATTGAGAACACattgcaaaataaaaaagagcAACATGTGTTCATACTTATGTAGTGGATATATACTATAACATAGCAAacttaatgttatattttaatgtcatttttattttcattcaagaaattttttcaaattccatTAAGAGAAAAACTCATGAACTAAAGAAAGTTAATACCATTACGGTAAACTTAAACTATATAAAACCCTTTTTAAACATTGTATTATCATGGATAAATCCTTTGGAAGTTAAAAACCCATTTTGCAACCCTATCGATATGTCGG encodes:
- the LOC123920621 gene encoding aspartic proteinase 36-like; this translates as MVAAVILFTVTVLSAAAISSSHVTLTLERAFPSNHGVELSYLKALDSFRHQRFLQSTNYVVDFPVKGSFDTSKAGLYFTKVNLGTPPREFYVQIDTGSDVLWVSCASCNGCPQTSGLQIQLNYFDPQSSSTSSFISCSDQRCKNGVQSSDSSCSGRNNQCTYIFQYGDGSGTSGYYVSDLMHFASITEGSLLSNSSAPVVFGCSNQQSGDLTKSDRAIDGIFGFGQQGMSVISQLSSQGIAPRVFSHCLKGDSNGGGLLVLGEIVEPNIIYSPLVPSQPHYNLNLLSISVNGQNLPIDSAIFATSNNRGTIIDSGTTLAYIAEEAYNPFINAITAAIPQSVRTVLSRGNQCYLVTTSLDVFPQVSLNFAGGASLVLGPQDYLIKQNYIGDGSVWCIGFQKIPGQDVTILGDLVLKDRIFVYDLAGQRIGWANYDCSLSVNVSASTGNGRSEFVNAGDLSGSTSLRDGSHKLINRSGIFALFVHITLICYFVFL